A window from Fragaria vesca subsp. vesca linkage group LG5, FraVesHawaii_1.0, whole genome shotgun sequence encodes these proteins:
- the LOC101299196 gene encoding uncharacterized protein LOC101299196, giving the protein MSPFQAVYGRPRPTVQQYIPGTTSNNAVDVALQDRDTLLSHLKDHLATAQNCMKQQADKNRTEHSFEVNDWDFLKLHPYRQQSLVRRPSQKLAPHFYGPFQVEAKISKVAYKLTLPANCKLHPIFHVSLLKKRVGSGTPVAATLPQFDTKGLIDWQPNRVLDMAVVTKRKRAVTKWLVAWKGLPLEDATWEEAYSMVRKFPDFQA; this is encoded by the coding sequence ATGTCTCCATTTCAGGCTGTGTATGGCCGACCGCGTCCCACGGTTCAGCAGTATATACCTGGCACTACTTCCAACAATGCGGTTGATGTTGCGTTGCAAGATCGCGACACTCTCTTGAGCCACCTCAAGGATCATCTAGCTACCGCTCAAAACTGTATGAAGCAACAAGCTGACAAGAACCGGACTGAGCATAGTTTTGAGGTTAATGATTGGGATTTCCTCAAACTTCATCCTTACCGGCAGCAGTCCTTGGTACGCAGGCCTTCCCAAAAGCTCGCTCCCCACTTCTACGGTCCATTCCAGGTTGAGGCCAAGATCAGCAAAGTGGCTTACAAGCTCACCCTTCCTGCCAACTGCAAGCTCCATCCCATCTTCCATGTCTCGTTACTCAAGAAACGAGTCGGCAGTGGTACTCCTGTGGCCGCAACTCTACCTCAGTTTGACACAAAGGGCCTCATTGATTGGCAACCAAACCGGGTTCTTGACATGGCAGTGGTTACCAAGCGCAAGAGAGCAGTCACCAAATGGCTGGTGGCTTGGAAAGGTTTACCTCTGGAAGACGCCACATGGGAAGAGGCGTACTCCATGGTGCGCAAGTTCCCAGACTTTCAAGCTTGA